The region TACAGATGACAATTCCAACTGCTGAAAATATTCCGTTTACATATTTTAATAAAGATAAATATCCAGATGATTTCTATGATGTACTAGAAATGGTTGGAGTAGAAGAAATAAGTGAAGGAAAATATGATTTCTCTAAAGCTAAAAAACTTTTATTATTTTGTAATGGTCCATGGTGTCCTCAATCAACATTCGCTATTAATAACTTGATAAAAATTGGCTTTCCTCAAGACAAACTCCTTTGGTACAGAGGGGGTATGTACTCTTGGAAAATGTTAAACTTAACAACTACATCGGAATAAACAAATAAATATATTTTGCCAAATAGGCAAAATATATTTAAACTAATTGAACATGAATATCTTCAACAATTGATTTATCTAATTTACCTCTATTTACTAATTCAGACATTACACCAATTGCTTTTTTATGATTAAAAGCATCTCTGTATGGCTTTTTATTCCTTAGAGATTGATATATATTTAAAGCAGACATAAGTCTGTCTTTTAAACTTAAATCTTTTCCTTTTAATTTGTAAGGATATCCTGTTCCATCTATAGTTTCTTGGATTCTACAAGCCCAATTAGTTATATCATTAAAGCCCATTAGGTTACTTAATATTTTCTTTGTGTAGTATGGATATGATTTCATTATTTCATATTCATCATCAGTTAATTTTGATTCTTTGCATAATATATCATTTGGAATAGCAAGCTTACCAATATGATGTAATGATGCAGCAATTAAAAACGTTTGTTTATCTTTATGCTCAAAACTATAAAAATCAGCCATCTTAGAACATTTATCAATAAAATCTGTATCCTCTTCAACAAGGTCAGAAAAAATTGTAGTATAAGATAATACTTCTTCAAATGTTGGACTTGAAGTAAAATCATGTAAAGTTCCAAAAATATAAAATAAAATATCATTTTCATTTTGAATATCTAACCAAAAATCAATAGAAGAAGCAACATCAAGAAAATGATTTACTATTTCTTCAGAAAAAAGTTTATTCTCATTTCTTTCTAAAAATTTGATTATTCCTTTTCTATTCTCAATATCTTTACCACTTAAATCAAACTTTTCATCTAATAAGTGAGAAAAAGAGATGATTTGCGCTAATAAAGGAATTTCTTTCCCCGTTATACCAAATATTCCACTTCCATTATAGTATTCATTATGATACTTTAATACATTCTTATATCCGCATAAAAAAGGTAATTTGTCTACGCATTCTTGTGTAAGTTCATAATACTCTTTCGTATAATTATTCTCTTTTTTTAAAGCAATATTATGAACTAAAGAGTACGCACATAAATCCGACATTTCTTGAGGAGTTAAATTATATTTTTCTGCAATTTTTAGACTTAAAAAAGCAACTCTTTTTGAATGATTTGGAGTTGTGTTTTTTAAATCATTTTCTGCTAAATCTAATGCAATTGAAATAGAAAGTAAAAAATTATTTAAATTAAATGCAATTTGTTTCTTTTTGTCCATTACTTATCCTGATACTTATTTTTATCTCTATTATATTATTATTTTCTAAAAATAAAACTTTTAATCATTATATCTTTTACTT is a window of Arcobacter sp. LA11 DNA encoding:
- a CDS encoding HD-GYP domain-containing protein, which codes for MDKKKQIAFNLNNFLLSISIALDLAENDLKNTTPNHSKRVAFLSLKIAEKYNLTPQEMSDLCAYSLVHNIALKKENNYTKEYYELTQECVDKLPFLCGYKNVLKYHNEYYNGSGIFGITGKEIPLLAQIISFSHLLDEKFDLSGKDIENRKGIIKFLERNENKLFSEEIVNHFLDVASSIDFWLDIQNENDILFYIFGTLHDFTSSPTFEEVLSYTTIFSDLVEEDTDFIDKCSKMADFYSFEHKDKQTFLIAASLHHIGKLAIPNDILCKESKLTDDEYEIMKSYPYYTKKILSNLMGFNDITNWACRIQETIDGTGYPYKLKGKDLSLKDRLMSALNIYQSLRNKKPYRDAFNHKKAIGVMSELVNRGKLDKSIVEDIHVQLV